From one Tsukamurella tyrosinosolvens genomic stretch:
- a CDS encoding mannosyltransferase family protein, which produces MQAVPTAPDLADSGAATAPSSLLDRTRDVWLPIVLYLAIRGIGLAVLARFAQLRNQNLADLLTAWDGKWMIGLATYGYNDMPWRFVDARGEHTADTAYAFFPGFPMLVRAVAQLPGFDAYRAALTVNVILGCAAAVAAYRLGRLCVEHMPQVPTHLAERAGLLTTVLFAAAPMSIVLTMAYTEALYCALAGWALVGVMERKWILAGICTALAGFCRPTSVVLIGVVALAALLAVLSSDCAERVKAALCVLLAPLGWVTYLLVVAHHTGSLTGWFRIQTEGWGTTFDLGVQTWQFVNYTLINGSDIADLSVVALLAASIVLIVLAVRSKMPWPITLYGALVVISLLGSGGLMMSRPRLLLPAFVLLIPIAIALAKTATRAQAWTCVGVVTVTCWYGAHMVSVYPHAM; this is translated from the coding sequence ATGCAAGCCGTGCCGACCGCCCCCGACCTCGCCGACTCCGGAGCCGCGACGGCACCGTCGTCCCTGCTCGACCGCACCCGCGACGTCTGGCTGCCGATCGTCCTCTATCTCGCGATCCGCGGCATCGGGCTCGCGGTCCTCGCCCGGTTCGCGCAGCTCCGCAACCAGAACCTCGCCGATCTCCTGACGGCCTGGGACGGCAAATGGATGATCGGGCTGGCCACCTACGGCTACAACGACATGCCCTGGCGGTTCGTGGACGCGCGGGGCGAGCACACCGCGGACACCGCCTACGCGTTCTTCCCCGGTTTCCCCATGCTGGTGCGGGCCGTGGCGCAGCTGCCCGGCTTCGACGCCTACCGCGCCGCCCTCACCGTCAACGTGATCCTCGGGTGCGCGGCCGCGGTCGCGGCGTACCGGCTGGGGCGCCTCTGCGTCGAGCACATGCCGCAGGTCCCGACCCACCTGGCCGAGCGCGCGGGCCTCCTCACGACGGTGCTGTTCGCCGCCGCCCCGATGTCCATCGTGCTGACGATGGCCTACACGGAGGCGCTGTACTGCGCCCTGGCCGGTTGGGCGTTGGTGGGGGTGATGGAACGCAAGTGGATCCTCGCCGGGATCTGCACGGCGCTGGCCGGCTTCTGCCGGCCCACGTCGGTGGTCCTGATCGGGGTGGTCGCGCTCGCCGCGCTGCTCGCGGTCCTCTCGTCCGACTGTGCCGAGCGGGTCAAGGCCGCGCTGTGCGTGCTGCTCGCCCCGCTGGGCTGGGTGACCTACCTCCTGGTCGTGGCGCACCACACCGGCAGCCTCACCGGCTGGTTCCGGATCCAGACGGAGGGCTGGGGCACGACCTTCGACCTGGGCGTGCAGACCTGGCAGTTCGTCAACTACACGCTGATCAACGGTTCGGACATCGCGGACCTCTCGGTGGTCGCGCTGCTCGCGGCGTCGATCGTGTTGATCGTGCTCGCGGTCCGCTCGAAGATGCCGTGGCCGATCACCCTGTACGGCGCGCTGGTCGTGATCTCGCTGCTCGGCTCGGGCGGACTGATGATGTCGCGCCCCCGCCTGCTCCTGCCGGCCTTCGTCCTGCTGATCCCGATCGCCATCGCGTTGGCGAAGACCGCGACGCGCGCGCAGGCCTGGACCTGCGTCGGCGTCGTGACCGTCACCTGCTGGTACGGCGCGCACATGGTGAGCGTGTACCCGCACGCGATGTAG
- a CDS encoding MbtH family protein, with protein MNNPFDNESGEFLVLVNDEGQHSLWPTFREAPRGWTVAFGEGGRSRAECLEYIESAWADIRPLSLRA; from the coding sequence ATGAACAACCCCTTCGACAACGAGTCCGGCGAGTTCCTGGTGCTCGTGAACGACGAGGGCCAGCACTCCCTGTGGCCCACGTTCCGCGAGGCTCCCCGCGGTTGGACCGTCGCGTTCGGCGAGGGCGGCCGGTCGCGGGCGGAGTGCCTCGAGTACATCGAGTCGGCGTGGGCGGACATCCGCCCGCTCAGCCTGCGCGCCTGA
- a CDS encoding ABC transporter permease, whose product MTAIIFPREREPSLGGFLSDCAVMTRRNLTTLIRIPQLLLGATVQPIMFVLLFSYVFGSALGGEVGGDRYREFLLAGILVQTVAFSSGPTAIGVASDMKNGIIDRFSSLPMSRLAVMVGRTTSDLVVNVISVAVMLLVGLAVGWRMRGSWVDAALSLATLFLFGFAMSWLGALIGLSVSTPESAQALCMIVMFPMAFISSAFIASGDLPGPLRTIASWNPVTSMARSLREAFGNPLSPKPVVNEPINWAAEHATAYSALVSLAMIVIIVPLAARAYMKH is encoded by the coding sequence ATGACCGCGATCATCTTCCCGCGGGAGCGGGAGCCGTCGCTGGGCGGATTCCTCAGCGACTGCGCGGTGATGACCCGCCGCAACCTGACGACGCTGATCCGGATCCCGCAGCTCCTGCTGGGCGCGACGGTGCAGCCGATCATGTTCGTGCTGCTGTTCAGCTACGTCTTCGGGTCCGCGCTCGGAGGCGAGGTCGGCGGAGACCGCTACCGCGAGTTCCTGCTCGCCGGCATCCTCGTGCAGACGGTGGCGTTCAGCTCGGGGCCGACCGCGATCGGCGTGGCCTCGGACATGAAGAACGGCATCATCGACCGGTTCAGCTCCCTGCCCATGTCGCGCCTCGCCGTGATGGTCGGCCGCACCACGTCCGACCTCGTGGTCAACGTGATCAGCGTGGCCGTCATGCTGCTCGTCGGTCTCGCGGTGGGCTGGCGCATGCGCGGCAGCTGGGTCGATGCCGCCCTCTCGCTCGCGACGCTGTTCCTCTTCGGTTTCGCGATGTCCTGGCTGGGCGCCCTCATCGGCCTCTCCGTCTCGACCCCCGAATCCGCGCAGGCGCTGTGCATGATCGTCATGTTCCCGATGGCCTTCATCTCGTCGGCGTTCATCGCCTCCGGCGACCTGCCGGGCCCGCTCCGCACCATCGCCTCGTGGAACCCCGTGACCTCCATGGCGCGGTCGCTGCGCGAGGCCTTCGGTAACCCGCTGAGCCCGAAACCCGTGGTCAACGAGCCCATCAATTGGGCTGCGGAGCACGCGACCGCCTACTCGGCCCTCGTCTCCCTCGCGATGATCGTGATCATCGTCCCCCTCGCCGCCCGTGCCTACATGAAGCACTGA